TGCATTTCCAACTTGAGCAATTCTTGTTTGCTCAATTACCAGCTCCCCTACCAAATTCATCATTTTCTCAAGCTTCTCTACGTCTACTCGAACAGTTTGACTAATTTTCCTCTCAATGCCGTTATCCTTGTTTAAGATACTGTCGTTGCGCTCTTCTTTTTTGTTTTCTGTTATAGCAAGTTGATGTTGTAACACGTCTGTATCATACGGATAGACTTTTATACTATCAACATCCATCAGCTCATTATGTGCTTTCGTTTCAATTGTCTTCGCATCTAGTTGGGTTATTACAAGATACGAAACTTTGCTTATTTCGGCATCATCTTGAATTTCTAATATATTTGGTTCAGTTCCAATTACAGTCCCTATTTCATTAAAATAGTTATATATTAAATAAACACGGGCCAATTTCATAAGGCTATCATTGGAAATTTTTACTTCACATAACCAGCAATTTAATCCTGCTTTTATTGCTTGTTCAATCTGTATTTGCTGGTTTATGTCAAGTGCAAATATTGTATTTACATTACTTTGGTCTATATTTTTAACTATAATATCCTTTTTTTCTGTGGTATTTTCGTTTTGATTATATTCACCGGAGAGTACTTTATTTAACTCACCTAAAACAGAAGATATATCTGTTTTAATGTCATTTCTGTCAGATAAGAAGTCTCTTTTTAGCAATCTCAAATTATCCAAGCATTGAAAAAGAATATTTATGACTGGTTTTGTGGCTTTAAGGCGATGGTTTCGTATTTTATCTAATACATTTTCCATTTCATGAGTCAAAATCTTCATTTTTTCAAACCCTATTGCTGATGAAGAACCTTTGAGTGTATGGGCTACTCGGAATATTTTTTGTATTACTTCTGGTGTTTCACCATTTTGTTCTAATTCTAAAATGCCTTCTTCGAGAAGTTGTAATTGTTCTTCAACCTCATCAAGAAATGCCCCTATCATCTCTGGATTATCATATATTCCAGCCATGTTACACCCCCTTTCTTCTATTCGTAAAGAACCTTGTCAATTTTTAAAATACTAACAACACCACTATCAGTAATTCCTATACCTTCAAAATAGCTACCATCAATTCCAGCAACCATTTCAGGAGGTGGTTGAACGTCTGAAAATTTGATAACTTGGTTTACTCTATCAACTATTATGCCAACCATTTCATCTCTGCTTTTTAATACAACTATACGAGTTGATTTAGTAGTCGAATAATTGTTAAGTCCAAATCTTTTATGTAAATTAACAACAGGGACAATTTTGCCACGCAGATTTATGACTCCTTCTAAAAATGGTTTACTGTTATGAACTACAGTAATTTTCTGCATTTTTATGATTTCATAAATATCGCTAATTTTTAATGCATACCTTTCGTTGTCCAATTCATATACAACATATTGAATATCTAATAGCTCGTTCAAATTGTTACCTCCTTCTAAAAATATTTTTTATCCTTACGTACCCCTAAAGTTATAATTTACTCAAAGTTTGAATAACATAGTCTTCTTTAAATGGTTTTACAATAAAACCTTTTGCGCCAAACATAACAGCCTCCTTAACATATAATTCCTGTCCTAGAGCTGAAATCATAACAACTTTTGCATTAGGGTCAAAAGCCCTTATTTCTTTTAATGCTTGCACCCCATCCATTTCAGGCATTGTAATGTCCATTGTTACTATATCAGGTTTCAATTCTTTATATTTTTCAATTGCAACAACACCGTTTTCAGCTTCTCCGACCACTTCAAATCCATTTTTTTTAAGTAAAGTTTTTAGTATCATTCTCATAAAAGTTGCATCATCAACAATAAGTACTTTTTTCATTTTTTTACCTCCCTTATTAGGGTGCCGTTAAAAGTTTTTACTCTTAAAGTAGTCTTTATCTTGTTGCTACCTTGATTTTTGGGACTTTCATTTTTATTCTCTTGAAAACCTTCTTAAATCTTCGCCTGAATTTCTGTCAAGGTTGAGAACTCGTTCATTCCAGGTTTAGTAAAATTTCAATGGCTCATTTTATAATTTTGCTAAAGGGTGGAAATCATTCATATGAACATATGTTTTACATATAACTTTTTATACTATCGCTTATCTTAAAAAATAGAAACCTAATATACCAAAACAGGCAATTGTTCGGATTGCCTGTTTTAAACTTAAATTTACAAATTGGCAACCCAGCCGTCATAGTATTTGCATACTGTAGACCTGTGGCTTTGCGCCCTTGCCTTTTTCAATATATTATTTAATATATTTAGTATGTATTTACATTCTTTAGAAGTTATTTTAAAATCTTTTAGATATTTTTAAATTATAACTTCTACACAGCAAAGCAGTGGCATATACTTCGTTAGTAAAAGTTTTATTTTTACATTATTACTCACTAAAATACCGTATTCGACAAAAAAATCGTTTTTCCTTCTTCACAAATAAAAAAATTTTAAAAAATCAGAATTTTTAATCGTCAATTTACTTATTAATAAGTTTATAGCATTGTTTTCCAATGTTCCTAAAACTATATCTCAAATGAATTGGATTTATGTCAATATAGTAGACACAAAAACTCGAAATTTTTATGCTGACTTTTTAATTAAATCCTCAAATTGTTGCGGAGTCATATACCCTATACTACTATGTAGTCTCTTTCTATTATACCAAGATTCAATATACTCAAATATGGCAAGTCTGGCAGTATCAAAATCATGGTAAGTAGCTAAATTTACTTCTTCTTTTTTTTAAAGAAGCATGAAAAGATTCTATACATGCATTATCATAAGGGCATCCTTTGTGACTAAATGAGTGTTTTATGTTGCCTTTGGATAATATATATTCTTGAAATTTGGTGCTTGTATACTGTGAACCTAAATCACTATGGAGTATAAGCTCCTCCTGTGGCTTTTGAGCATTATAGGCATTTTCTACAGCACGAATAGCAAGCTCTGTATCCATCGTTTTAGAAAACGCATAGCCAATGACTTTCTTGGTATAAAGATCTATTACTGTCGCAAGGTAACACCATTTGTCCTTAACAGTATAAATATATGTTATATCAGTAACCCACTTTTGATTAATTGTAGTGGTAGAAAAATCCCTGTTGTCATTTTTCAAATTAATTTAGCCCAAAACCGATAAAATTTTTCAGATTAAATAATCTTGTGATAAAATTAATGCTAAAGGAATTTAAAAAAATTTTTTCAGATTCCTTTAGCATTAATTTTAATTGGAGAGGTTACTTATGCAAATAATTTTCCATGTTGATAACATTGAAGGATATTTACATAAAGGTAAAGATTACAATTTTCCTGCCCCACCAGATAGATGTCCTTATCCCGATTGCAAGTGTAAAGTAAAACTAAAAAAGCACGGGTTTTATTACCGTTACTATTTAGACGGATCCAATTGTATAAAAATAGCTATAAGAAGATACATATGCCCTGTGTGTAAAAGGACTCTTTCCTACCTTCCTGATTTCTGTATTCCTCATTTTCAGTATTCTTTCAATATGATTGTAAAGTCTTTAAAAGAGACACTTACAAGAGAAAAAACTCTCAGTTCTTTCATAAGTGGGTTAAAAAGAAACTTCCCTACCATACTATTTTCAAGACAGCATATATATTTTTACACCAAAAGGATAATGAATAATTTAAGTTTTATCATATACGGATTAAGGCAAATAAACCCTTACATAAAGTTATCTGAGACTGACTCACAAAGAGAGAGGGCCAGAGAGATTTTGGACATAATAAGCATTGTACCACTCTTCTCCCAACGGTTTTATGCTCATTGCCAAAAATCATTTCTGGCCTCTCTCACATAATTTTAGCATTAAACCCGAAAGATTTAAATAAAAATTTTGATTTTTTCTTAGCAACATAACTTTTTCCTTTAATGTCCCCCAGGTATGAGCTAAAATTACGATTAAGAAATCAAAAAAGTGAAGGGGGAACATATAAATGCTTGATGAAAAAGCGAGAGAAGCTATAGCATTAAAGAGATTTTCACTGATAAGTCCGGTGCTAAACGGACAGGTAAAAAATCAGAAAGAATATTTTGATGCTCTTTCCGATAAACCTATTGAGATACCTTATCTTGGAATGAGAAGATATACTCCCAAGACACTTAGAGGGTGGCTATATCAGTATTTAAGAGGCGGTATAGAAGCGTTAAAGCCGGGTTATCGAAGCGACAGAGGCAAATACAGAAAGATAGACTTTGAACTTTCAGAGAAAATAAAGCAAAAGAAGCTTGAACATCCTGAAATGCCAAACAAACTTCTTTATGAGACATTGATAGGAGAAGGAATAATATCACCGGATAAAGTATCCCTTTCGACATTCTATAGGTTTTTGAAAAACATTCCTGTAAAATCTTTAGATAAAGAAAAAGAGGGTAAAACAAAGAGGTTTTCCCATGAATACATCAATGAACTGTGGCAAACTGATGTCATGTATGGGTCATATATTAAAGAAGGTAAAACAAAAAGGCAAACGTACCTTATTGCATATATAGATGATGCTTCCAGGCTGTGTACCTATGCTCGCTTTTACTATACCCAGAATTTTTTAGCTTTAAGAGACTCATTTAAAGAAGCAGTGCTAAGAAGGGGAATACCCAAAATGCTCTACACTGACAATGGAAAGATATATAGAAGCACTCAATTGGAGTATATCTGTGCTTCACTAGGTACATCTCTTATTCATGCTGAGCCCTTTTCACCTCATTCAAAAGGGAAAGTAGAAAGATTCTTTCATACGGTGAGAATGAGATTTTTAAGCACAATAGATCCTACATCCATAAAGAGTATAGATGAGCTTAATATGATGTTTTTTAAATGGTTGGAGGAGGATTACAACCGAAAAGAACACAGCAGTATTGGCATGAGTCCTTTAGATTTTTTCATGTCTCAAATATCAAGGGTAAATATGTGTGGTGACATAGATATGTTGAATGAATGTTTTCTCATAAGAGTAAATCGTAAAGTAAACAAAGATGCTACACTTAAAGTGGAAAATATACTTTATGAAACAGAAGAAAAGTTTAAAGGTATGCGCTTAGAAGTCAGATATGATCCGCAGTGGCTTAAGGATAATACACCCCTTTTACTTTTTCATGAAGGCAAAAAAGTAGGGGAAGCGTATAAGGTAAATTTTCATGATAATGCTAAAATTCCTGTAGAATATATCGAAGACAGAAAGGTTGTAAGCGAAAATGAAGATACTGTGGATTTTGCGGCAAAACCTAATTCCCCAGTAATATCCTTTAATGATATCATTGATTAAAAAAAGAGGTGTTTACAATGTTTACCCAATATTTTGGAATGAAATTTAATCCATTTTCTAAAGAGATAAGTGTAAACGACCTTTACATAAGTGAAGACATTGCTGAATTAAATGCCAGGCTAAAATATTTACAAGAAACAAGGGGTATAGGACTTGTCGTTGGGGAGGCCGGTTCAGGCAAATCTACCGCATTAAGAAGATATGCTGAAAGCCTCAATCGTTCTACATTTAAACCATGTTACTTTGCCCTTTCTACACTCACAGTGAGAGAATTCTATCAAGCATTGGCTATGATTTTAGGCGAAACACCCTCATACAAAAAAGTAACGCTCTTTCACCAGATACAAAGAGCGATAACAGAACTTTATTACAGCCAGAAGATAACTCCTGTCATAATATTAGATGAAATACAACTGGTTTCTAATGATGTTCTTGAAGATTTGAGAATAATATTTAACTTTAATATGGATTCTCAAAACCCGTATATATTGATACTTTCAGGACAACCACACATAAGAAACAAACTAGCCTTGAATGTAAACAGTGCACTAAGGCAAAGAATTTCTATAAAGTATGTAATGCAAGGGCTAAAAAAAGAAGAAATTCAAGATTATATAAAAACAAGAATGAAAATAGCCGGAATGGTGGATGATATATTTACACCATCAGCATATGAGGCAATATATTCTCTAACAAAAGGGCTCCCAAGGATAATAAATAACCTGGTAACAGCTTCTTTACTCTATGCGTATTCTAAAAGGCTAAGAGAAATAGATGAAGAAGTAATATACCAGGCACAAAATGAAATCAGTTTATGAGAGTAGTAGCTTTCGCTACTCTCATTTTTTATTATACATCAATTAACCCAAATTGCCAATAACAGATATTAACATATTTTGGCGGTTATGCTCTTAAAAAGTGAAAAAAATTTTTAATCAGGCTGTAATAATTTGAGAAAAAATACTTTTATACACTTAAAAAATGCCATTATAATTTGAAAATCTTTGGAGATTTAATTTGAGAATTGACACCCTGTTTAAAATGTTTTCTCTTTCTTCTACTCTATTGTTAGAACTGTAAGGTTTAAACTTTTTGATAATTATAGATTTTATACCTAATTTATTCATAAGTCTTTGGACTCTTTTAAGACTTATATCATAGCCTTTATTTACAAGCATTTTGTGAATTTTGGGAGCTCCGTAACGCTTTTTGCTTTCTTCATATATCTTCATTATTTCTTCCTCATACATCCTGTTTTCTCTACTTCTCTTGCTTTCTGTTTTATGAAGATACTTATAATAGGAGCTCCTTGAAACCTTTAAAACTTCACACATTAATTTAACATCATGATATTTTTTATTTTCCTCAATAAACTCAAATATAGAGCTTACTCCTTTGCGAATATGGCCATGGCTTTTTTTAATATTTCATTCTCCTCTTCAAGCCTTGCCATCTTCTTTAACATAGCCTGATATTCTGCTGCTGTAATTGTTGTGCCTTTGTTGTCTATATTTATTGGTTTTGCTTTTTTTAACCAACCTGATATTGTGGATTTTGAAATGCCATATTCGCTTGAAAGCTCTGCTAGACTTTTACCATAGTT
The sequence above is a segment of the Thermoanaerobacter ethanolicus JW 200 genome. Coding sequences within it:
- a CDS encoding chemotaxis protein CheW, translated to MNELLDIQYVVYELDNERYALKISDIYEIIKMQKITVVHNSKPFLEGVINLRGKIVPVVNLHKRFGLNNYSTTKSTRIVVLKSRDEMVGIIVDRVNQVIKFSDVQPPPEMVAGIDGSYFEGIGITDSGVVSILKIDKVLYE
- a CDS encoding response regulator, producing the protein MKKVLIVDDATFMRMILKTLLKKNGFEVVGEAENGVVAIEKYKELKPDIVTMDITMPEMDGVQALKEIRAFDPNAKVVMISALGQELYVKEAVMFGAKGFIVKPFKEDYVIQTLSKL
- a CDS encoding DUF6431 domain-containing protein, whose translation is MQIIFHVDNIEGYLHKGKDYNFPAPPDRCPYPDCKCKVKLKKHGFYYRYYLDGSNCIKIAIRRYICPVCKRTLSYLPDFCIPHFQYSFNMIVKSLKETLTREKTLSSFISGLKRNFPTILFSRQHIYFYTKRIMNNLSFIIYGLRQINPYIKLSETDSQRERAREILDIISIVPLFSQRFYAHCQKSFLASLT
- a CDS encoding DDE-type integrase/transposase/recombinase; the encoded protein is MLDEKAREAIALKRFSLISPVLNGQVKNQKEYFDALSDKPIEIPYLGMRRYTPKTLRGWLYQYLRGGIEALKPGYRSDRGKYRKIDFELSEKIKQKKLEHPEMPNKLLYETLIGEGIISPDKVSLSTFYRFLKNIPVKSLDKEKEGKTKRFSHEYINELWQTDVMYGSYIKEGKTKRQTYLIAYIDDASRLCTYARFYYTQNFLALRDSFKEAVLRRGIPKMLYTDNGKIYRSTQLEYICASLGTSLIHAEPFSPHSKGKVERFFHTVRMRFLSTIDPTSIKSIDELNMMFFKWLEEDYNRKEHSSIGMSPLDFFMSQISRVNMCGDIDMLNECFLIRVNRKVNKDATLKVENILYETEEKFKGMRLEVRYDPQWLKDNTPLLLFHEGKKVGEAYKVNFHDNAKIPVEYIEDRKVVSENEDTVDFAAKPNSPVISFNDIID
- a CDS encoding ExeA family protein; this translates as MFTQYFGMKFNPFSKEISVNDLYISEDIAELNARLKYLQETRGIGLVVGEAGSGKSTALRRYAESLNRSTFKPCYFALSTLTVREFYQALAMILGETPSYKKVTLFHQIQRAITELYYSQKITPVIILDEIQLVSNDVLEDLRIIFNFNMDSQNPYILILSGQPHIRNKLALNVNSALRQRISIKYVMQGLKKEEIQDYIKTRMKIAGMVDDIFTPSAYEAIYSLTKGLPRIINNLVTASLLYAYSKRLREIDEEVIYQAQNEISL
- a CDS encoding IS3 family transposase is translated as MCEVLKVSRSSYYKYLHKTESKRSRENRMYEEEIMKIYEESKKRYGAPKIHKMLVNKGYDISLKRVQRLMNKLGIKSIIIKKFKPYSSNNRVEERENILNRVSILKLNLQRFSNYNGIF
- a CDS encoding IS3 family transposase — protein: MPRGQRKYNDEFKNTIVELYNYGKSLAELSSEYGISKSTISGWLKKAKPINIDNKGTTITAAEYQAMLKKMARLEEENEILKKAMAIFAKE